From one Bacteroides intestinalis DSM 17393 genomic stretch:
- a CDS encoding methyltransferase, with protein MKLFPSLQKRYTKERFTAVQAQRLAQEIAFGPIVFQVSRLMLKFGIFRLLSDNREGLSLEQISQNTGLSKYATQVLLEASLTIGTVLVKDDQYILAKAGWFLLNDEMAQVNMDFNQDVNYKGLFHLEEALLNGRPEGLKELGNWPTIYEGLSSLPEQVQKSWFGFDHFYSDNSFDQALEIVFSHSPRTLLDVGGNTGRWATKCVQYNEKVEVTIMDLPQQLEMMKQKTENISGHERIHGHGVNLLDENVPFPKGFDAIWMSQFLDCFSEKEVISILSRAAQSMSTEGRLYIMETFWDRQKFETAAYCLTQISIYFTAMANGNSKMYHSDDMARCIQESGLEIEEIYDNLGLGHSIVKCKLK; from the coding sequence ATGAAACTATTTCCTTCTCTACAAAAGAGATATACCAAAGAACGATTCACTGCTGTGCAAGCACAGAGGTTGGCACAAGAAATCGCTTTTGGTCCCATTGTATTCCAAGTTTCACGCCTGATGCTGAAATTCGGTATTTTCCGTTTGCTTTCCGACAACCGGGAAGGTCTGTCACTGGAACAGATCAGCCAGAACACCGGATTGTCAAAGTATGCCACACAAGTTTTACTGGAAGCCTCACTCACCATAGGTACTGTATTGGTAAAAGACGATCAATATATACTGGCAAAGGCCGGATGGTTCCTGTTGAATGATGAGATGGCACAAGTGAACATGGATTTTAATCAGGACGTCAACTACAAAGGTCTGTTCCATCTGGAGGAAGCATTGCTAAATGGTCGCCCCGAAGGTTTGAAAGAATTGGGAAACTGGCCCACGATTTACGAAGGATTATCCAGTTTACCCGAGCAAGTGCAGAAAAGCTGGTTCGGCTTCGACCATTTTTATTCAGACAATTCTTTCGACCAGGCACTCGAAATCGTATTCAGCCACTCTCCCCGGACTCTGCTCGATGTAGGAGGCAATACAGGTAGATGGGCTACTAAATGTGTGCAATACAACGAGAAAGTAGAAGTTACCATTATGGATTTACCCCAACAACTGGAAATGATGAAACAAAAGACAGAAAATATTTCCGGTCACGAGCGTATTCATGGACATGGTGTAAATCTTCTCGATGAAAATGTACCTTTCCCGAAAGGTTTTGATGCGATCTGGATGAGTCAGTTTCTAGATTGCTTTTCTGAGAAAGAAGTTATCAGTATACTCTCACGAGCTGCTCAGTCCATGTCTACAGAAGGGCGACTCTACATTATGGAAACATTCTGGGACCGACAAAAATTCGAAACTGCTGCCTACTGCCTGACACAGATCAGTATATACTTTACTGCTATGGCAAATGGTAACAGCAAAATGTATCACTCCGACGATATGGCACGATGCATTCAAGAATCAGGGTTGGAAATAGAGGAAATATATGATAACCTGGGATTGGGACACAGTATTGTAAAATGTAAGCTGAAATGA
- a CDS encoding acyl-CoA thioesterase: MRQKTNLHTPALIDRTTIKVRFSEIDSMQIVWHGEYVRYFEDGRESFGKHYGLGYMDIYSEGYMVPIVELNCQFKQSLSFGEEVIIETRYISCEAAKIKFEYVLYRATDNNIVATGSTTQVFLNTNRELELATPAFYQEWKKKWNIL, from the coding sequence ATGAGGCAAAAAACGAATCTACATACGCCTGCACTCATTGACCGCACCACAATAAAGGTACGTTTCAGTGAAATAGACTCCATGCAAATCGTATGGCATGGTGAATATGTACGCTATTTTGAGGATGGAAGGGAGTCTTTCGGAAAGCATTATGGCTTAGGATATATGGATATCTACAGTGAAGGATATATGGTACCCATCGTTGAATTAAATTGCCAATTTAAGCAATCCTTATCCTTCGGTGAAGAAGTTATCATTGAAACCCGATACATTTCTTGTGAAGCTGCCAAGATTAAATTCGAATATGTACTATATCGGGCTACAGACAATAATATCGTTGCCACCGGAAGTACAACTCAGGTTTTTCTAAATACTAACAGGGAGCTGGAGTTAGCAACTCCGGCCTTTTATCAGGAGTGGAAAAAGAAATGGAACATCCTATAA
- a CDS encoding acyl carrier protein yields the protein MTHEEIIEKIRETLSEEFEVDIDLIQPDAPLMQTLELDSLDLVDMVVLIEKNFGFNVTGQDFVGIKTFQDFYNLVITRMAENKNE from the coding sequence ATGACCCACGAAGAAATCATTGAAAAGATAAGAGAAACCTTATCCGAGGAATTTGAAGTAGATATCGATCTTATCCAGCCTGATGCTCCGCTCATGCAAACCCTTGAGTTAGACAGTCTGGACTTGGTAGATATGGTAGTGTTGATTGAAAAGAACTTCGGTTTTAACGTAACCGGACAAGATTTTGTCGGAATCAAAACGTTCCAGGACTTCTATAATCTCGTCATTACACGTATGGCCGAAAACAAAAACGAATAG
- the fabG gene encoding 3-oxoacyl-ACP reductase FabG, with the protein MKYALITGGSRGIGRAVSIKLAEKGYTVLINYQSNDKEAANTLQLVREQGGDGELLKFDVSSPAAVSEALNTWSAQHPDEYIEVLINNAGIRKDNLMLWMTEPEWNGVLNTSLNGFFYVTQALLKNMLVKRFGRIVNIVSLSGIKGMPGQTNYSAAKGGVIAATKALAQEVAKKHVTVNAVAPGFIRTEMTEDINENEWKKHIPTGRFGEPEEVADLVSFLVSPNASYITGEIISINGGLHT; encoded by the coding sequence ATGAAATACGCATTAATAACAGGCGGAAGCCGGGGCATAGGACGTGCTGTCAGCATCAAACTGGCAGAAAAAGGATATACCGTGCTGATTAATTATCAAAGCAATGATAAGGAAGCAGCCAATACCCTGCAACTCGTTCGAGAGCAAGGAGGAGATGGAGAACTACTAAAGTTCGATGTAAGCAGCCCGGCAGCAGTATCCGAAGCGTTAAACACCTGGAGTGCCCAACATCCGGACGAATATATTGAAGTACTGATTAACAATGCAGGAATTCGCAAAGACAATTTAATGCTCTGGATGACCGAACCTGAATGGAACGGAGTACTGAATACCAGCTTGAATGGGTTCTTTTATGTCACCCAGGCATTGCTTAAAAACATGTTAGTCAAACGTTTCGGCCGCATTGTCAATATAGTTTCGCTATCAGGCATCAAAGGTATGCCCGGACAAACAAATTATTCTGCAGCTAAAGGGGGTGTCATTGCCGCTACCAAGGCATTAGCCCAGGAAGTGGCAAAGAAGCATGTAACTGTCAATGCTGTGGCCCCCGGATTCATCCGTACGGAAATGACCGAAGACATCAATGAGAACGAATGGAAAAAGCACATCCCTACCGGGCGCTTCGGTGAACCGGAAGAAGTGGCTGATCTTGTAAGTTTCTTAGTTTCCCCCAACGCCTCTTATATCACAGGTGAGATTATTTCAATCAATGGAGGACTGCATACATGA
- a CDS encoding phosphopantetheine-binding protein: protein MEELIEKLKRELIEELNLEEVTPEEINPNEPLFGDGGLGLDSIDALEIILILERNYGIKIKNPAEGKQIFYSIRTLANYISENQK from the coding sequence ATGGAAGAATTAATAGAAAAACTAAAAAGAGAATTAATAGAAGAACTGAATCTTGAAGAAGTCACACCCGAAGAGATCAATCCCAATGAGCCTCTGTTTGGTGACGGTGGTTTAGGACTTGATTCTATTGACGCACTTGAAATTATTCTTATTTTAGAGCGTAACTATGGAATCAAAATAAAGAATCCTGCAGAAGGGAAACAGATTTTCTACTCAATACGTACATTAGCTAACTATATCTCTGAAAATCAGAAATAA
- a CDS encoding beta-ketoacyl-[acyl-carrier-protein] synthase family protein yields MRRVVITGMGIYSCIGKNLSEVTDSLYNGKSGIGIDPHRKEMGYISALTGLLERPDLKKMLDRRKRLCLPEQGEYAYLASVEAFKNASIDEAFLETNEVGILYGNDSSTAPIINAVDIIREKKNTVLVGSGSIFQSMNSTVSMNLSVIFKLRGVNFTISGACASGSHAIGMGYLLIKSGLQECILCGGAQEVNPFSVGSFDGLSAFSTREDKPQQASRPFDKSRDGLVPSGGGASLVLESYESAVKRGAPILAEIIGYGFSSNGDHISVPNIDGPKRSLEMAIRNAGIALDEIKYINAHATSTPIGDLNEAKAIAEVFEGHHPYVASTKSMTGHEMWMAGASEVIYSTLMMQNNFIAPNLNFEEPDEASAQLNIPAQRVNMEFDTFLSNSFGFGGTNSTLIIKKVK; encoded by the coding sequence ATGAGAAGAGTTGTCATTACAGGAATGGGAATTTACTCGTGCATCGGCAAGAATCTGAGCGAAGTAACAGACTCATTATATAACGGTAAATCGGGAATCGGCATCGATCCCCACCGGAAAGAAATGGGGTATATTTCTGCACTGACTGGTCTGCTGGAACGCCCTGATCTAAAAAAAATGTTGGACAGACGGAAACGTCTCTGCCTGCCTGAACAGGGAGAATATGCCTATCTGGCAAGTGTAGAAGCTTTCAAAAATGCAAGTATTGATGAAGCATTCTTGGAAACAAATGAAGTAGGAATACTGTATGGAAATGACAGTAGTACTGCACCGATTATTAACGCTGTAGATATTATCCGGGAAAAGAAGAATACCGTTCTGGTAGGTTCCGGTTCTATTTTCCAGTCGATGAATTCGACTGTATCTATGAACCTGTCGGTCATCTTCAAGCTCAGAGGAGTAAACTTCACAATCTCCGGTGCTTGTGCAAGCGGTTCACACGCCATTGGCATGGGTTATCTGCTAATCAAGTCAGGATTGCAAGAGTGTATTCTTTGTGGCGGTGCGCAAGAAGTAAATCCATTCTCAGTAGGTAGTTTCGACGGATTAAGTGCATTCTCTACCCGGGAAGATAAGCCTCAGCAAGCATCCAGACCCTTTGATAAAAGCAGAGACGGACTTGTGCCCAGCGGAGGTGGCGCCAGTCTAGTACTGGAAAGTTATGAATCAGCTGTTAAGCGAGGAGCACCCATATTGGCAGAAATTATCGGCTACGGTTTTTCATCCAATGGAGATCATATATCTGTTCCTAATATAGACGGCCCAAAGCGTTCATTGGAAATGGCCATCCGGAATGCCGGAATCGCATTGGATGAAATTAAATACATCAATGCGCACGCCACTTCTACTCCGATAGGTGATTTGAATGAAGCAAAAGCCATAGCAGAAGTATTTGAAGGACACCACCCGTATGTGGCTTCCACCAAGTCTATGACCGGTCACGAAATGTGGATGGCGGGTGCCAGCGAAGTTATCTATTCTACTTTAATGATGCAGAATAACTTCATTGCTCCCAACCTGAATTTCGAAGAACCGGATGAAGCCTCTGCCCAACTTAATATCCCCGCCCAACGAGTAAATATGGAATTTGATACATTCCTGTCGAACTCATTCGGATTCGGAGGAACCAATTCTACATTAATTATTAAAAAAGTAAAGTAA
- a CDS encoding beta-ketoacyl synthase N-terminal-like domain-containing protein: MEHPITVYITADTLISSLGANTRENIKAIREYQSGITRHEAGIISDTSILAATIKPEQWERAKNLGTYTRLEQLFILAIQDILSHSEMNLADEDCGLILSTTKGNIDLLANHPDTPDIRVHLWEMGRRISEYFQADNRVEVISNACISGVSALIVAKRWIESGRYKKVIVAGGDILSHFITSGFLSFRSISSERCCPYDARRDGLNLGEACGAILLSSEGNDTDIILSGGAISNDANHISGPSRTGDGLYLAIRQAMEEAAVLAEDVSFMNTHGTATVYNDEMESKAIHLAGLETVPVHSLKSYFGHTLGASGVIESIICIHELKENVLFGTLGYEKPGVSMPILVQADHQEIPMKHCIKTASGFGGCNAAIVLTLPAYQKQPSSVQSPVTVHTTATVSIENSCLSMNGETVFSSSASNFAQFIREAYKNTGGSNMKFYKMDDLCKLGYTAVEYLLKEKNFQPEEIGILLVNAAASLNTDIRHQMIINQEGDHAASPTVFVYTLPNVVAGEICIRHKIQGENTFFIEKEFDADKLKEYAQIVMKKGNLKACITGWCNLLMEEYKADFKLIEVQH; this comes from the coding sequence ATGGAACATCCTATAACTGTATATATCACAGCAGATACTCTGATCAGTTCTTTAGGAGCAAATACCCGGGAGAATATAAAAGCAATCCGGGAATATCAGAGCGGGATCACCAGGCATGAAGCAGGAATCATATCTGATACTTCTATATTAGCTGCCACTATTAAACCGGAACAATGGGAAAGAGCAAAGAATTTGGGTACGTACACACGCCTGGAACAACTATTCATACTAGCCATTCAAGATATTCTGTCCCATTCCGAAATGAATCTGGCGGATGAAGATTGTGGCCTCATCCTATCCACCACTAAAGGTAATATCGACCTGTTGGCCAATCATCCCGACACCCCTGATATCAGAGTTCATCTATGGGAAATGGGAAGAAGAATAAGCGAATATTTTCAGGCCGACAACCGGGTAGAAGTCATTTCTAATGCCTGCATATCAGGAGTATCCGCTCTGATTGTGGCAAAGCGATGGATCGAATCCGGCAGATACAAAAAAGTCATAGTAGCGGGAGGTGATATCCTCTCCCACTTCATTACCAGCGGATTTCTATCTTTCAGATCCATCAGTTCCGAAAGATGCTGCCCTTATGATGCCCGGAGAGACGGACTCAATTTAGGAGAGGCTTGTGGTGCTATCCTGCTGAGTTCGGAAGGAAACGATACGGATATCATCCTGTCCGGAGGAGCCATTAGTAACGATGCCAATCATATTTCAGGCCCGTCACGCACAGGAGACGGACTTTACCTCGCCATACGGCAGGCTATGGAAGAAGCTGCAGTCCTTGCCGAAGACGTTAGTTTCATGAACACACATGGAACGGCTACTGTCTATAACGATGAAATGGAATCGAAAGCTATTCATTTAGCCGGATTGGAAACCGTTCCGGTTCATAGTTTGAAATCTTATTTCGGTCATACTTTAGGGGCATCGGGAGTGATTGAATCTATTATCTGTATTCACGAACTAAAGGAAAACGTACTATTCGGTACATTAGGCTATGAAAAGCCCGGTGTCAGCATGCCTATTCTGGTGCAAGCTGACCATCAGGAAATACCCATGAAGCATTGTATCAAAACAGCATCCGGTTTCGGAGGTTGTAATGCTGCTATCGTATTGACACTTCCTGCATATCAGAAACAGCCCTCAAGCGTGCAATCACCGGTGACAGTTCATACGACCGCAACTGTTTCCATTGAGAATAGCTGTTTAAGTATGAATGGAGAAACCGTTTTTTCATCATCTGCCTCAAACTTTGCACAATTTATCCGCGAAGCATATAAAAATACAGGTGGAAGTAACATGAAATTCTACAAAATGGACGACCTTTGCAAACTGGGATATACTGCTGTTGAATATCTGTTGAAGGAGAAAAACTTTCAACCGGAAGAAATAGGGATATTGCTGGTTAATGCTGCCGCCTCACTGAATACGGATATTCGTCATCAGATGATTATCAATCAGGAAGGTGACCATGCAGCCAGTCCGACGGTATTTGTATACACTCTGCCTAACGTTGTAGCTGGTGAGATATGTATCCGTCATAAAATACAAGGAGAAAATACTTTCTTTATAGAAAAAGAATTCGATGCGGACAAATTGAAAGAATATGCACAAATTGTAATGAAGAAAGGTAATTTAAAAGCTTGCATCACCGGATGGTGCAACCTTTTAATGGAAGAGTATAAAGCTGATTTCAAACTAATAGAAGTACAACATTGA
- a CDS encoding LpxL/LpxP family acyltransferase, with translation MWKGKTRGGVSGYLFFIYMIRYCGVKTAYGFLSLIVLYFIPFAPKATKSIWQYARRILRRNRIQSMGLLLNNYYRLGQILIDKVAIGNGMIDKYHFKFNHYQEFLNVLDGDQGVIMIGAHVGNWEIGTPFFNDYSKKMNVVMYDAEHQKIKEILKKNGQQQPYKIIPVNKDNLAHIFKITEALDHKEYVCFQGDRYLNADKLLTCKFMGHEACFPIGPFLLASRMKVPVVFYFAMREAKQTYHFHFILAEKVSGSKEKKAEQLLLEQYVNALEKVISQYPEQWFNYYPFWKSLE, from the coding sequence ATGTGGAAAGGTAAAACCCGTGGCGGCGTATCCGGATACCTGTTTTTCATTTATATGATCAGATATTGTGGAGTAAAGACTGCTTATGGTTTTCTGTCTCTGATCGTTCTTTATTTTATCCCTTTCGCTCCTAAAGCAACAAAGAGTATCTGGCAATATGCCCGCCGTATCTTAAGACGGAACCGCATACAATCGATGGGGCTATTGCTGAATAACTATTATCGTTTGGGACAGATACTCATAGACAAGGTAGCCATTGGAAATGGAATGATCGACAAGTATCATTTCAAGTTCAACCACTATCAGGAGTTTCTAAATGTATTGGATGGAGATCAGGGAGTAATCATGATCGGTGCACACGTTGGCAACTGGGAAATCGGAACACCTTTTTTCAATGACTACAGTAAGAAGATGAATGTGGTGATGTACGATGCCGAACATCAAAAGATTAAAGAAATACTGAAGAAGAACGGACAGCAGCAACCTTACAAGATTATACCAGTCAACAAAGATAATCTGGCACATATATTCAAAATTACAGAAGCACTGGATCATAAAGAATACGTCTGTTTTCAGGGAGACCGTTATCTGAATGCAGACAAACTGCTGACCTGTAAATTTATGGGACACGAAGCTTGTTTTCCAATCGGCCCTTTCCTATTGGCATCACGGATGAAAGTTCCTGTAGTTTTCTATTTTGCAATGAGAGAGGCTAAGCAAACCTATCATTTTCATTTTATACTGGCAGAAAAGGTATCCGGCTCAAAAGAGAAAAAGGCAGAGCAATTACTATTAGAACAATATGTGAACGCTCTGGAAAAAGTAATCAGCCAGTATCCCGAACAATGGTTCAACTATTATCCTTTCTGGAAGTCGCTTGAATAA